From the genome of Tistrella bauzanensis:
GCCAGGCGCAAACTTGCTACGTGGGACACACAATACCTCATGGCGGCTCTGCAAGCGCGTTAACCTGGACTCGTTGCCCTGTGAGCGGCTGTGTCACCCATCCCCCTTCTCGCTGCCGGGAATGAAGCGTTCCAGCACCCGGACCAGGGTGACGATGACCACGCCGAAGCCCACGCCCACCGCCACCAGCACCATCTGCCCGGCCCCGGCGGCGATGCCGATCGCCGCAGCCAACCAGATATTGGCAGCCGATGTCAGGTTATGGACCGAGGTCTTCGATACCACAATGGCGCCAGCGGCAACGAAGCCGATCGCCTGCGCCAGCCCTTGAACGACACGCAACGGGTCGACATCGGCCCGGCCGTCAGTGCGCATGTCATTATACAGCATCAGCGCCGAGACCGTGATCAGGGCTGAACTCATCGCCACCAGCGCATGGGTGCGGATGCCCGCCGAGACGCCGCGCAATTCGCGGTCCAGACCCAGAAGCAGGCCGGCGCCGGTCGCGACGCCCAGACGGATCACAATCTCCATGGTCTCCATGAGATGGTTACTCCCCGGCCTTGCGATCTGACGCCCGAGCCATGCGGGCATGTTCCCAGCCGATCATCAGCACGCTGGCGAAGACGATCGCAAAGCCCACCAGATGGATAACGCGGAACGGCTCTCCCAGCAGCACATAGGACAGGATCAGCGCCGATGCCGGCATCAGCCCCATGAAACCGGCCGCCACCGCCCCCGGCGCCCGGGCCACGCCCGCATACCAGAGCCAGCTGCCGAGTGCGAGCGTGCCGGCCCCGTACCACAGCACCGCCAGCCACGCGCCGGTCGAGACCTGCTCCGGCTGGAAACCCGGCCACTGCCACACTGCCAGCAGCACGAAGGCCGGCAGCGAGATCAGCGCCGCCAATGCCGCGACCAGCACAGGATCGATCCGGCTGGAGGCACGTTTGCCAAGCAGGGTATAGGCGGCTTCGGAGCACACCGCCGCAAAGATCAGGCTGGCGCCCAGCCATTGGCCACCAGCGCCCGACGCTGCGCCATCCGCTCCGCCGCCGCCGGTGCCGCCGCCATCGGCCGATCCCAGTTGCAGCACCAGCACACCAGCCACCGCCAATGCGATGCCGCCAAGGATGCGCCAGCCGGCGCGTTCGCGCAGAAACAGGACCGATGCCGCGGCCGTCACGGCGGGGGTGGTGCTCATCACCACCGCACCGACCACGCCTGAAACCATTTTCATGCCATAGAGCATGAAGGCGGTGAAACCGAACATGCCGAACAACGCGATCAGCCCGATCAGGATCCAGCCCCGCCGGTCGATGGATGCGATGTCTTGCCGATGGCGCCACACCGCCGGCATCAGCACCAGCGCCCCGATCGCCACCCTCAGCGCGCCGCCCACGAACACCGGCATCGCGCCGGTGACGACCTTCGAGACCGGCGTCGCCGAGCCGAACAGCGTCATGCCCAAAGCGAGCTTCGCCAGCGTCGCGGCTTCGGCCCGCCCGGCATGGCCGGACGCCTCTCGGTCGGACAACTCGTGGTCTGGCGTTGGCCTGGCGCCCGCCATGGCCGGACCCTCCGTCATTGATGATCGCTCGACGGATCAACAGGCAGGCGGGCCGCTGGTTCCATGCTTTGTCATGATGGCGTCATGTCAGGCCGGCGCCAGGAAATCGGCCAGCACGGCGTTGAAGACCGACGGCGCCTCGATGAACGGGAAATGCGCGCCACCATCATGTTCATCGAATACGACCAGCGTGGCATTGGGGAGTTGGGTGCAGATCCATTCCTGCGACCGGACGCCGACATGGCTGACCCGGCCGGCGATCACCAGCACCGGCCGGTCGATGCGGGGAAACAGGTCGCGCCAGTCGATCGAGCAATGATCGACGAACAGCGACGCGATGCTGCGGGCATCCGGCCGGCAGTTTTCGTCCAGCAGAAAGCGGCGCAGATCCGAGGCGATGCCCTCGGTGATCATGCCGTCGAGGAAGGCTTCACGGGCGATGTGGCTTTCAGGACCGGCAAGCTGGGCGGCAATGGTGACCATGGTCGCCGCGTCGAACAGGGCGCCGGCATCGGCCATGTCGTCGTCGGCCATGTCGGGCTGGCGCATAACCGACGCCGGCTCATCCACAAAGATGCAGCGGTCGATCGCGGCGGTGCCGTAAATGTCGATATAGGCCCACAGCACCGAGGCGCCCATCGACCAGCCCAGCATCGTCGCCCGGCTGATCCGCTCCTGCGCCATCAGTTCGGCGATATCGGCGGCGAAGCGATAGATGCGATGACCATGCGCCGCATCCGGCGACGTGCCATGCCCCCGGAAATCCGGCGCAATCACCCGCCGGGTCCGGCTGAATTCGGCGATCTGGTGACGGAACATGGCGGCAGACTGCGACCAGCCATGCAGAAGGATCAGAACCTCGCCGGCACCGTCGTCGACATAGCTGATCCGGGCGCCGTCTGATGTCAGCAGCGTCTTGTTCATGATGGTCTCCCCCCGTTATCGCCAATAGGGCGCCCATTATCCTACGGGCGCCCTATATCGGCAGACAAGCGGAGCAGACTGGCAGTATGCCCTAACGTGCGGCGTCGCCGTCGATGTCGTCGGCATCGATGCCGTCATCGATGTCTTCACCGTCCATGATGTCTTCACCGTCCATATCGTCGTCGCCATCGACGTCGATCTCGTCGACATCGTCGCGGCGACGACGCGGCGGCTCGGTGCCCTCAGGATCGGCGATACGTTCGAAGGCAACGGCGAAGAAGCCGTCGGTGCCATGTGCGGCAGGGTCCAGCGCCATTTCGGGGCCGGCGAGACCGAGCCCGGCCGCCAGATCGGCCGGCAGGATCTCACGCGCGTCGAGCTGGCGGAATTCCGTGGCATGGCTGTCGAGGAAACGGGCGAGTTGGGCCTCGTTCTCTTCGGGCAGCAGCGAACAGGTGGCATAGACCAGCCGGCCGCCGGTCTTCACCAGCCGGGCGGCACTGTCCAGGATGCGGGCCTGAAGGTCGACCAGTTCGGTGATGGTCTGCTCGGTCAGCTTCCACTTCGCATCGGGCGAGCGGCGCCAGGTGCCGGAACCGGTGCAGGGGGCATCGACCAGCACCCGGTCGAATTTCAGCTTGTGGCGGCGCACCCAGGAGTCGCGCTCATGCTTCAGCGTGCGACGCTCGATATTATGAGCCCCTGCCCGGCGCATGCGGTCGGACATCCGCTCAAGCCGCGCCTCCGACACGTCGAGCGCCATGATCCGGCCCTTATTGGCCATGGTCGCGGCCATGGCAAGCGTCTTGCCGCCGGCGCCGGCGCAGAAATCCGCCACCTGATCGCCGGGCTTGGCATCGACCAGCAGCGCCACCAGCTGCGAGCCCTCGTCCTGCACTTCCGCGAGGCCGTTGCTGAAGGCGCGGGTATGGAAGATCGGCATCCGCCGTTCCAGCCGCAGACCCATGGGCGAGAATGGCGTCGGTTCGGCGATCACGCCTTCCTTGGCCAGCATGGTGCGCACGGTCTCGCGGTCGACCTTCAGCAGATTGGCGCGCAGATCGACCGGCGCCGGCGCGTTCATCGCCTCGCCCACCGCATCCAGCCGGTCGCCGAACCGCGCGATCAGCCGGTCCAGCGCCATGCCGGGCAGATTGAGGCGCACGGCACGGGGCTGGATGTCGGATTCCAGGGCCTGACCATGCAGCGCCTGCACCGCCATCCGCTCGATATCCGACAGCCGCGAGGGGCCATGGGTCGAGCCGTCGAACAGCTCCGGCATCTCGTTGCCGGTGCGATGGTCGATCAGCATCAGGCAGACGATGACCAGACTGCGCGGCTTCGCCGGCAGGCCGGCGCGCGACGCCCACCATTCCAGGCGCTGCTTTTCGCGCAGGCAGGCATAGACCGCCTCGACGATCCAGCCGCGATCCTTCGAGCCGACATAGCGGCGGCCACGCAGCCAATGGGCGATCACCTGATCGGCCGGACGGGTTTCACGCAGGATCACGTCCAGAAGCTCGATCGCGGCATCGACGCGGGCAGCGGGTGTCATGGGCGGTCAGGCTCCTGAACGGGTCCGACGGGCGGACAGATAGGATGGAGGGCAGAGGAATAACATGGCAACAGCCGGTTCGGTAACAAGTCAGGGCGGGCGCCCGGCCAGGCACCCGCCCCGTCAGTCCGGATCAGGCCGGATGAACGCGTCGTCAGGCCTGACGATAATTCGGCGCCTCACGGGTGACGGTCACGTCATGGACATGGCTTTCGCGCAAGCCCGCGCCGCTGATCCGCACGAATTCGGCGCGGTCCTGAAGGTCGGCGATGGTGCGGCCACCGGTATAGCCCATGGCCGCGCGCAGGCCGCCGACCAGTTGATGGACCACGCCGGCCACCGGGCCCTTGTAGGGCACCATGCCTTCGACGCCTTCCGGCACCAGCTTCAGCGTGTCCTTGATTTCCTGCTGGAAATAGCGATCGGCCGAACCGCGGGCCATGGCGCCCACCGAGCCCATGCCGCGATACGACTTGTAGGACCGGCCCTGATACAGCACCACTTCGCCCGGTGCCTCGTCGGTGCCGGCGAGCAGCGAGCCCATCATCGCGGCATTGGCGCCGGCGGCCAGCGCCTTGGCCAGATCACCCGAAAACTTGATGCCGCCATCGGCGATCAGCGGCACGCCGTGCTTCCGCGCCACGGCTGCGCAATCCATGATCGCGGTCAACTGCGGCACGCCCACACCAGCCACAACGCGGGTGGTGCAGATCGAGCCCGGACCGATGCCGACCTTCACGGCGTCGGCACCGGCGGCGATCAGCGCTTCCGCGGCCGCACCGGTCGCGATATTGCCCGCCACCACGTCGAAGCTGCCCGCCATCTGGCGCACGCGGCGGACCGCATCGACCACGCCGCGGCTGTGGCCGTGGGCGGTATCGACCACCAGCAGATCGACGCCGGCAGCGATCAGCGCCTCGGCCCGCGCGGCACCGTCGGCGCCGACACCGATCGCGGCACCGACCCGCAAACGGCCCTGATCGTCCTTGCAGGCATTCGGGAAGGCCTGCGCCTTCTCGATGTCCTTCACCGTCATCAGACCGACGCAGCGGTACTGGTCGTCGACGACGATCAGCTTCTCGATCCGATAGCGGTGCAGCAGGCGCTTGGCCTCTTCCCGGCTGACGCCCTCGGTCACCGTGATCAGGTTCTCGCGGGTCATCAATTCGTGGATCGGCTGGCGCGGGTCGGTCGCGAAGCGGACATCGCGGTTGGTGAGGATACCAACCAGCTTGCCCGAGGCCTCGGTCACCGGAATGCCGCTGATCTTGTGGCGGATCATCAGCTCATGGGCATCGGCCAGACGCGCATCCGGGCGAATGGTCACCGGGTTGACGACGATGCCGGCCTCGAACTTCTTCACCTTGGCCACCTCGCCGGCCTGGGCGTCGATGTCGAGGTTCTTGTGCACCACGCCAAGCCCGCCAAGCTGCGCCATGGCGATGGCGAGGCCGCTTTCCGTCACCGTGTCCATGGCGGCGGAGACCAGGGGAATGCCGAGTTCGATGTTGCGGGTGAGCCGGGTCGTGGTCTGCACCTGGGCGGGCAGGACATCCGACTCGGCAGGCACGAGCAGGACATCGTCGAAGGTCAGGGCTTCGCGGATCGTCATCGGTCTGGGCCTCACGTTCTCGGGCCTTGGACGCCGGGCCGGCGCCTGGGATGGCAACCGGCCTGACGGGTACGCGGAAAACCCGGACCGAAAAGGATCGGGCCGAGTGCGGCGGGTGAACAGCGCGTACCGTGTATGGGCGCGCAATATACACCGATGCGCCCGCGCATGAAGCCGGTTTCTGCGGGCATGAACGCAGGGCCGCCCCTCGCCGGCTGCATGCGGGCCAGAGCGACGCCCGGATGCAGCCCGCCGGCCATGGGGTCAGTCGGTCGCGTCGGGTCTCATCCGGTGGTCTTCACCGCTCTGCACGCGCGCCCGCTC
Proteins encoded in this window:
- a CDS encoding DMT family transporter — encoded protein: MAGARPTPDHELSDREASGHAGRAEAATLAKLALGMTLFGSATPVSKVVTGAMPVFVGGALRVAIGALVLMPAVWRHRQDIASIDRRGWILIGLIALFGMFGFTAFMLYGMKMVSGVVGAVVMSTTPAVTAAASVLFLRERAGWRILGGIALAVAGVLVLQLGSADGGGTGGGGADGAASGAGGQWLGASLIFAAVCSEAAYTLLGKRASSRIDPVLVAALAALISLPAFVLLAVWQWPGFQPEQVSTGAWLAVLWYGAGTLALGSWLWYAGVARAPGAVAAGFMGLMPASALILSYVLLGEPFRVIHLVGFAIVFASVLMIGWEHARMARASDRKAGE
- a CDS encoding MgtC/SapB family protein, coding for METMEIVIRLGVATGAGLLLGLDRELRGVSAGIRTHALVAMSSALITVSALMLYNDMRTDGRADVDPLRVVQGLAQAIGFVAAGAIVVSKTSVHNLTSAANIWLAAAIGIAAGAGQMVLVAVGVGFGVVIVTLVRVLERFIPGSEKGDG
- a CDS encoding RsmB/NOP family class I SAM-dependent RNA methyltransferase, translated to MTPAARVDAAIELLDVILRETRPADQVIAHWLRGRRYVGSKDRGWIVEAVYACLREKQRLEWWASRAGLPAKPRSLVIVCLMLIDHRTGNEMPELFDGSTHGPSRLSDIERMAVQALHGQALESDIQPRAVRLNLPGMALDRLIARFGDRLDAVGEAMNAPAPVDLRANLLKVDRETVRTMLAKEGVIAEPTPFSPMGLRLERRMPIFHTRAFSNGLAEVQDEGSQLVALLVDAKPGDQVADFCAGAGGKTLAMAATMANKGRIMALDVSEARLERMSDRMRRAGAHNIERRTLKHERDSWVRRHKLKFDRVLVDAPCTGSGTWRRSPDAKWKLTEQTITELVDLQARILDSAARLVKTGGRLVYATCSLLPEENEAQLARFLDSHATEFRQLDAREILPADLAAGLGLAGPEMALDPAAHGTDGFFAVAFERIADPEGTEPPRRRRDDVDEIDVDGDDDMDGEDIMDGEDIDDGIDADDIDGDAAR
- a CDS encoding alpha/beta fold hydrolase encodes the protein MNKTLLTSDGARISYVDDGAGEVLILLHGWSQSAAMFRHQIAEFSRTRRVIAPDFRGHGTSPDAAHGHRIYRFAADIAELMAQERISRATMLGWSMGASVLWAYIDIYGTAAIDRCIFVDEPASVMRQPDMADDDMADAGALFDAATMVTIAAQLAGPESHIAREAFLDGMITEGIASDLRRFLLDENCRPDARSIASLFVDHCSIDWRDLFPRIDRPVLVIAGRVSHVGVRSQEWICTQLPNATLVVFDEHDGGAHFPFIEAPSVFNAVLADFLAPA
- the guaB gene encoding IMP dehydrogenase; the protein is MTIREALTFDDVLLVPAESDVLPAQVQTTTRLTRNIELGIPLVSAAMDTVTESGLAIAMAQLGGLGVVHKNLDIDAQAGEVAKVKKFEAGIVVNPVTIRPDARLADAHELMIRHKISGIPVTEASGKLVGILTNRDVRFATDPRQPIHELMTRENLITVTEGVSREEAKRLLHRYRIEKLIVVDDQYRCVGLMTVKDIEKAQAFPNACKDDQGRLRVGAAIGVGADGAARAEALIAAGVDLLVVDTAHGHSRGVVDAVRRVRQMAGSFDVVAGNIATGAAAEALIAAGADAVKVGIGPGSICTTRVVAGVGVPQLTAIMDCAAVARKHGVPLIADGGIKFSGDLAKALAAGANAAMMGSLLAGTDEAPGEVVLYQGRSYKSYRGMGSVGAMARGSADRYFQQEIKDTLKLVPEGVEGMVPYKGPVAGVVHQLVGGLRAAMGYTGGRTIADLQDRAEFVRISGAGLRESHVHDVTVTREAPNYRQA